DNA sequence from the Deltaproteobacteria bacterium genome:
CCAGCGGCTCGGAGTTGCGCGGCGACCGCCTGCGGTTCCAGGGGCGGGGCGCGGTCGTGCTGGAGCACGGGTGAGGCTGAAGCTCGTCCCGCTCGGCACCAGCGCCGGCCGCCCTACGCTCCTGCGCGGCGCCTCCGCGCTGGCCGTCGCCACCGAGGGCGCGTGGGTCCTCTGCGACTGCGGCGAAGGAGCGCAGATCGCGGCGCTGCGCGCGGGGCTTTCGCTCTCCCGCCTGGATGCGGTGCTGATCACGCACCTGCATGGCGACCACTTCAACGGCCTTCCGGGGCTCCTCGGAACGCTGGGGTTGGAAGGCAGGCAGCGACCCCTGGTTGTCGCGGGGCCCCCGGGCATCACGGCGCTGCTGCAGCATCTGGAGCGCGCTGGTTCGCTCGGCACCGGCGACATGGAGGTGCGGGTTCTCGAGCAGCAGGGAAATGGCGGCGAGGTCCGCATCGAGGGCTCGCAGTTTCTCGTCGAGAGCCGGCCGCTGGCGCATCGCGTCCCGACGTATGGGTTCCGGGTGGCGCTGCCCGACCGGCCTGGCACGCTCGACGTCTCGCGATCCGACGCCGCGGGAGTGCCGCGCGGACCCTTGCTTGCGGACTTGAAGGCGGGACGGGCGGTGACGTT
Encoded proteins:
- a CDS encoding ribonuclease Z, which produces MASAARLQRLGVARRPPAVPGAGRGRAGARVRLKLVPLGTSAGRPTLLRGASALAVATEGAWVLCDCGEGAQIAALRAGLSLSRLDAVLITHLHGDHFNGLPGLLGTLGLEGRQRPLVVAGPPGITALLQHLERAGSLGTGDMEVRVLEQQGNGGEVRIEGSQFLVESRPLAHRVPTYGFRVALPDRPGTLDVSRSDAAGVPRGPLLADLKAGRAVTLPDGRVVGPEGLVGPRQPGASMAYALDTVPCPSSVELGRGVDALVHEATYEDARAALAHERGHSTGVEAARIAAEAEAAALVLTHFSPSVNGDNLAEEAKSIHPRITVAEDLAEIAI